The following are encoded in a window of Acropora muricata isolate sample 2 chromosome 6, ASM3666990v1, whole genome shotgun sequence genomic DNA:
- the LOC136920016 gene encoding uncharacterized protein produces MKYNAQAGYKRKGVKVVYARWYICQCKRKKLTKKQEAEKEAAKKRREKRHSTHKENTGKDQSPSLHLLSKTRQKKTDCDSKMAIRIYTNKKLANLCEIELWWNHNHSVDCFHLTSFCPILPATRDKFVSYFEQGMTASEAFHHHETQLMRDPVTVMLLADRKICPSLRDVNNIYEKWLVERKGPSNGPEMFDRLEETVEAYNTTNAHMGGKCFLERYRKDGSNEQHLTLSICTPLMSRVHTTRQASEMAFMDSSGSLDRHNNPVFFMCTHHPSGALPLAIWVTSSQSQSSLEHCLTKVKSVLPKDAFGGKGPQNGPDIFMTDDDTAQRQALQTHWKQATLLLCIFHFLQATWRWLLDSKHYVVKDDRQHLMSIIQDLVFARGTKEFDEIVQLLPSNTILQKYPAYKEYLQKAIARKKEWALSHRTDLRTRGNNTDNYTESMIFVFKCVVLRRMRAYNLIELFKFITEDLEMYFQRKLLSLAFGKPQNLHLAARCFGRSASSVCLKSITVDEKNPHKFHVPSREEESDHTYMVDCNLGICTCPQGMNGNACPHQAAVALKFGTNNLNFIPQTAKDRFNLATLAVGNNKNLNVAQFVSLHQKEIESNPHFYVDKEMEDEMETLPTTTDSAGNPEMHKHVDNINSVTNDTEHLPDEDISMEQIIQLHKQVSQDIEYRIRTSDNNFRQCYFKYLSLYRKVIAKCRGQAPVAALASAYAHFGKDRDRNYLPILHNRARIKVQPTAISRRKSGIKSSTAQPSGRCPKLSDNKENGMRVRKIFNNKKRRRNLSLNIRNNLPNAGPTR; encoded by the coding sequence ATGAAATATAATGCACAAGCTGGGTACAAAAGAAAGGGAGTCAAAGTTGTTTATGCACGCTGGTACATTTGTCAGTGTAAACGGAAGAAATTAACCAAAAAGCAAGAAGCTGAAAAAGAGGctgcaaagaaaagaagagaaaagaggCATAGCACACATAAGGAAAACACTGGCAAAGATCAATCGCCCAGCCTCCACTTGTTGTCCAAAACAAGACAGAAGAAAACAGACTGTGACAGCAAGATGGCTATACGGATTTACACCAACAAAAAGCTGGCCAATTTATGTGAAATTGAGCTTTGGTGGAACCACAATCATAGTGTGGACTGTTTCCATTTGACATCATTCTGCCCAATTCTTCCAGCAACTAGAGATAAATTTGTTAGCTATTTTGAACAGGGTATGACTGCATCAGAAGCTTTTCATCACCATGAAACTCAACTGATGAGAGATCCTGTAACAGTCATGCTTCTGGCAGATCGAAAGATCTGCCCATCCTTACGTGATGTAAATAATATCTACGAAAAGTGGCTAGTTGAAAGAAAAGGTCCATCAAACGGACCTGAGATGTTTGATCGTCTGGAAGAAACAGTTGAGGCATACAACACCACCAATGCACACATGGGAGGCAAGTGTTTCCTTGAGAGGTATAGAAAGGATGGTAGTAATGAGCAGCACCTAACTCTATCAATATGCACCCCTCTCATGTCTCGTGTACACACAACAAGGCAAGCCTCGGAAATGGCCTTCATGGACTCATCAGGGAGCCTTGATCGCCACAACAATCCCGTTTTCTTCATGTGTACCCACCATCCAAGTGGTGCATTACCTCTAGCAATCTGGGTTACTTCCAGCCAGTCACAATCATCTCTAGAACACTGCCTTACAAAAGTGAAGTCAGTCCTACCAAAGGATGCATTTGGTGGCAAAGGTCCACAAAATGGACCAGATATTTTCATGACAGATGACGATACTGCCCAGAGACAAGCCCTTCAAACGCACTGGAAGCAAGCAACACTCCTGCTGTGCATTTTCCATTTCCTGCAAGCAACATGGCGATGGCTGCTGGACTCAAAGCATTATGTGGTGAAAGATGATAGACAGCATCTAATGTCCATAATTCAAGACCTTGTGTTTGCTAGAGGAACCAAGGAATTCGATGAAATTGTGCAGCTCCTTCCATCTAACACCATATTACAAAAATACCCAGCTTATAAAGAATATTTACAAAAAGCAATTGCCAGAAAAAAGGAATGGGCACTGTCTCACAGAACAGATCTCAGAACACGAGGGAACAATACAGACAACTATACTGAATCTATGATTTTTGTATTCAAATGTGTTGTACTCAGAAGGATGAGAGCATACAACCTGATTGAACTATTTAAATTTATAACAGAAGATTTAGAAATGTATTTCCAACGAAAACTTCTCTCCTTGGCATTTGGAAAGCCACAAAATCTACACCTGGCAGCTCGTTGCTTTGGAAGAAGTGCAAGTTCTGTCTGCCTCAAAAGCATCACCGTGGATGAGAAAAATCCGCACAAATTCCATGTGCCAAGcagagaagaagaaagtgaccaCACCTACATGGTTGACTGCAATCTAGGGATTTGTACCTGTCCCCAGGGTATGAACGGCAATGCATGTCCCCATCAGGCAGCTGTGGCACTGAAGTTTGGAACTAACAATCTCAACTTCATTCCACAAACTGCCAAGGACAGATTCAACCTTGCCACTCTTGCCGTgggaaacaacaaaaatctCAATGTTGCACAGTTTGTTAGCCTTCACCAAAAGGAGATTGAAAGCAATCCACATTTCTATGTGGATAAGGAAATGGAAGATGAAATGGAAACTCTACCCACCACGACTGACTCAGCAGGCAACCCTGAAATGCACAAACATGTAGATAATATCAACTCAGTCACAAATGACACTGAACATTTGCCAGATGAAGATATTTCAATGGAACAAATAATACAACTACATAAACAGGTCTCTCAAGATATTGAATACAGGATTCGCACAAGTGACAACAATTTCCGCCAGTGCTATTTCAAGTACCTTTCGTTGTACAGGAAAGTAATTGCAAAATGTAGAGGGCAGGCACCTGTTGCTGCACTTGCCAGTGCTTATGCACACTTTGGCAAGGATCGGGATAGGAATTATCTGCCTATCTTACACAACCGTGCAAGAATTAAAGTACAGCCAACAGCCATTTCCCGAAGAAAATCTGGCATTAAATCTTCAACTGCACAGCCAAGTGGTCGTTGCCCAAAACTCTCCGACAACAAGGAAAATGGCATGAGAGTTAGGAAAATTTTTAACAACAAGAAACGCCGGAGGAATCTTTCCCTTAATATTAGGAATAATTTGCCAAATGCTGGTCCCACCAGATAA